One window of the Deltaproteobacteria bacterium genome contains the following:
- a CDS encoding LL-diaminopimelate aminotransferase, with the protein MIRMNENYLKLQASYLFSEIAKRVNGYATENPNKKIIRLGIGDVTRALPNACISALHKAVDEMAVDASFRGYGPEQGYAFLREKIAEHDFQARGAKITPEEIFISDGSKCDVGNFQELFALDSRLAVPDPVYPVYVDTNVMAGRTSAWKDGRYEGLVYLESTEANDYVPALPKEKVDVIYLCFPNNPTGRTVTKAQLKPWVDYARENKALILYDAAYVAFIRDNSLPQSIYEIDGALDVAVEFRSFSKTAGFTGTRCAYTVIPKQCKIYDSQGNGHSLHALWDRRHSTKFNGVSYPIQRAAEAVYSPEGQKQVRELSDYYLANAALIRTTLSKAGFKCIGGDHAPYVWVKANMDSWKFFDIMLQKANVVCTPGAGFGKCGEGYIRFSAFNSHENVAEALQRVSEALKGL; encoded by the coding sequence ATGATCCGCATGAATGAAAACTATCTCAAACTGCAAGCATCATATCTCTTTTCTGAGATCGCCAAGCGCGTGAACGGCTATGCAACAGAGAACCCGAATAAGAAGATTATTCGCCTTGGTATTGGCGATGTGACGCGTGCGTTGCCAAACGCCTGCATTAGCGCGCTCCATAAAGCGGTCGATGAAATGGCCGTGGACGCATCGTTTCGCGGCTATGGCCCTGAACAGGGGTATGCCTTCTTACGTGAGAAAATTGCCGAACATGACTTTCAGGCTCGTGGCGCAAAGATTACGCCCGAGGAAATTTTCATCAGCGATGGCTCAAAATGTGACGTCGGCAATTTCCAAGAACTCTTTGCGCTCGATTCACGCCTTGCTGTCCCTGATCCAGTCTATCCGGTCTATGTTGATACCAACGTTATGGCTGGTCGTACATCAGCTTGGAAAGATGGACGCTACGAAGGGCTTGTCTATCTCGAATCGACTGAAGCCAATGACTATGTCCCAGCTCTGCCCAAAGAAAAAGTCGACGTCATTTATCTCTGTTTCCCCAATAATCCCACTGGTCGGACAGTCACTAAAGCACAACTGAAACCGTGGGTGGACTACGCGCGTGAGAACAAAGCGCTGATCCTTTACGATGCTGCGTATGTCGCCTTTATTCGTGACAATTCATTGCCGCAGAGTATTTATGAGATCGACGGTGCATTGGATGTTGCGGTCGAGTTTCGCAGTTTCTCGAAGACCGCTGGGTTTACCGGCACTCGTTGTGCGTACACGGTGATTCCTAAGCAATGCAAAATTTATGACTCACAAGGCAATGGCCATTCCTTGCATGCGCTGTGGGATCGTCGTCATTCGACCAAGTTCAACGGTGTGTCATATCCAATCCAACGTGCAGCAGAAGCAGTCTATTCACCAGAAGGACAAAAGCAGGTTCGCGAGTTGAGCGATTATTACCTTGCCAACGCGGCGTTAATTCGCACGACCCTGAGCAAAGCTGGCTTCAAGTGCATTGGTGGTGACCATGCCCCTTATGTATGGGTCAAAGCCAACATGGACTCGTGGAAGTTTTTTGACATCATGCTGCAAAAGGCCAATGTCGTCTGCACTCCTGGCGCGGGCTTCGGCAAATGCGGCGAGGGGTACATTCGTTTTAGCGCGTTTAACAGTCATGAGAATGTCGCCGAGGCGCTGCAGCGTGTATCGGAGGCGTTGAAAGGACTGTGA
- a CDS encoding cyclic nucleotide-binding domain-containing protein, translating to MRTILDFCQGFLEKTFDHGETLLVEGGREGILYILIEGTIEVLKGEVQISVVAEPGAIFGEMSILLDIPHSATVKALSPSRMYVVERAGEFLRSSTDITYILAQLLAQRVYGVTSYLADLKRQFEDQKNHLGMVDEVLETLLHQQVEEASPGSDRDPDPTI from the coding sequence ATGCGTACGATTCTCGACTTTTGCCAGGGATTTCTTGAGAAGACCTTTGATCATGGGGAAACACTGCTTGTCGAAGGAGGCAGGGAAGGCATTCTCTACATCTTGATCGAAGGAACCATTGAAGTGCTCAAAGGTGAGGTGCAAATCTCTGTTGTTGCGGAGCCTGGGGCAATCTTCGGCGAGATGTCCATCTTGCTTGATATCCCGCACTCAGCGACCGTGAAGGCACTTTCACCCTCTCGTATGTATGTCGTTGAGCGTGCCGGCGAGTTCCTGCGGTCAAGTACTGACATTACGTACATACTCGCCCAGCTTCTGGCCCAACGAGTATACGGGGTCACAAGTTACCTCGCCGACCTGAAGCGTCAATTCGAAGATCAAAAGAATCACCTCGGCATGGTTGACGAGGTCCTTGAGACGTTGCTCCATCAGCAAGTTGAAGAGGCCTCTCCGGGGTCTGATCGTGATCCTGATCCGACTATCTGA
- a CDS encoding phosphohydrolase has product MRCLLVSDLHYALKQFDWVLNEAKTFDVIVIAGDHLDISSSVDIQVQITVILTYLKRLHTKTRLVVCSGNHDLDTRNAAGEKFAKWISKVRHLGVPTDEGSLEVNGTLFTICPWWDGPQAREQVGAQLARDAAKPKNHWIWVYHAPPDESPTSWGGQKHFGDTSLVQWIDQYAPDIVLSGHIHQSPFRQGGSWADRRGSTWIFNSGQQIGPCPTHVIFDTDERKALWFSLAGAEVAHLDEPLRRPLPELTELPTWLR; this is encoded by the coding sequence ATGCGGTGTCTTCTTGTTTCTGACCTACACTACGCTCTCAAGCAATTCGATTGGGTGCTAAACGAAGCGAAAACCTTCGATGTCATTGTGATCGCCGGTGACCATCTGGATATCTCTTCGAGTGTCGATATCCAGGTTCAGATCACCGTGATCCTGACGTACTTAAAGCGACTCCACACCAAGACCCGTCTCGTCGTATGCTCAGGAAACCATGATTTGGATACCCGGAACGCCGCCGGGGAGAAATTCGCAAAGTGGATCTCCAAGGTACGCCATCTTGGGGTACCGACCGACGAAGGCAGCCTGGAGGTTAACGGTACTTTGTTTACGATTTGCCCATGGTGGGATGGCCCACAAGCCCGGGAGCAGGTCGGTGCACAGCTTGCACGTGATGCCGCGAAACCTAAGAATCACTGGATCTGGGTCTATCATGCGCCGCCAGACGAATCACCAACCAGTTGGGGCGGACAGAAACATTTCGGCGATACGTCTCTGGTGCAGTGGATTGATCAGTATGCTCCAGACATTGTGCTCAGCGGCCATATTCATCAATCACCTTTTCGCCAGGGCGGCTCCTGGGCAGATCGGCGCGGTTCGACATGGATCTTCAATTCTGGACAACAAATCGGTCCCTGCCCGACCCATGTAATTTTTGACACCGACGAGCGCAAGGCGCTCTGGTTCTCGCTGGCTGGGGCTGAAGTCGCACACCTAGACGAACCCTTGAGGCGTCCACTCCCTGAACTCACCGAGTTACCAACCTGGCTCAGATAG
- a CDS encoding alpha/beta hydrolase, giving the protein MTKTNTRWCTVHDVQLEMIEGGQGRPILFLHGEDGLDPQAPFLTLLANSGHVFAPSHPGFGHSPEVDWIDTVDDLSYLYLDFLEAQDLNDVIVIGNSLGGWIAAEMAVKATARIAKLVLIAPVGIKVGDREARDIPDIFALSPNEVMKLIYHDPAVAAVDYSKQSDDQLTAMARNREATVLYAWEPYFHNPKLRRRLRRIDVPTLLLWGANDQFVTPGYYGAAYRDAIPGARLETIARAGHLPHVEQPEAVVEKIRMFIK; this is encoded by the coding sequence ATGACGAAAACGAATACTCGCTGGTGTACAGTTCATGATGTCCAACTTGAAATGATCGAGGGTGGTCAAGGACGCCCCATTCTCTTCCTCCACGGTGAAGATGGGCTTGATCCGCAAGCGCCGTTTCTGACCCTGCTGGCAAACTCAGGTCACGTCTTTGCGCCTTCACATCCAGGCTTTGGTCATTCACCAGAAGTCGATTGGATCGATACGGTTGATGATCTCTCGTATCTGTATCTTGATTTTCTTGAGGCACAAGATCTGAACGACGTGATTGTGATTGGCAACTCGCTTGGTGGGTGGATTGCCGCAGAAATGGCAGTCAAAGCGACTGCACGAATCGCCAAGCTGGTTCTCATTGCACCCGTTGGCATTAAGGTTGGTGACCGAGAGGCACGAGATATTCCCGACATTTTTGCTTTGTCGCCAAATGAGGTGATGAAGCTCATCTATCATGACCCTGCCGTTGCAGCGGTTGATTACTCGAAGCAGTCAGATGATCAACTGACTGCAATGGCACGGAATCGTGAAGCGACCGTACTCTATGCCTGGGAGCCATATTTTCATAACCCGAAGTTACGACGACGCCTACGACGGATCGACGTTCCTACGCTCTTGCTCTGGGGAGCAAACGATCAATTTGTCACTCCGGGTTACTATGGTGCTGCATATCGTGACGCGATTCCTGGCGCACGGCTAGAGACAATTGCGCGGGCAGGGCACTTGCCGCATGTTGAGCAACCGGAGGCGGTGGTCGAGAAGATACGGATGTTTATTAAATAA
- a CDS encoding LLM class flavin-dependent oxidoreductase — MRAWHFSENAYHLLPDPKEYDSIRVTLPNRYYDPKIGADLYHRYIDEWVIAEDLGLEIMVNEHHQTATNLNPSGPIIMGILARETKKARLLILGNPIANRREPVRVAEEMAMVDVYARGRLEVGFVRGVPYEMSAGNHRPVHMMDRFWEAHDLILKAWTSHDGPFNWEGKYFHHRQVNIWPRPYQQPHPPVWITSVTPSSARQVAEKGYVVASFLTGFDGTKAVIDTYRGRRAELGLSAPALDRFAYAALVYTGETDEEGYAGARKLMWYVESNKVPPQFTNPPGYHPTAGVVNMMKAASTGGGAGIFKLFQNPSLESFMEHGLVFAGSPDSVYKQIVKMYKHVGGFGHLLLMGQAGFLEHDETVKGMKMFAKEVYPRLKEL; from the coding sequence ATGCGCGCCTGGCACTTCAGCGAAAACGCCTATCATTTATTACCCGACCCGAAAGAGTACGACTCAATCCGTGTAACACTTCCCAATCGCTACTATGATCCCAAGATCGGTGCAGATCTCTATCATCGTTATATTGACGAGTGGGTAATTGCCGAAGACCTTGGCTTAGAGATCATGGTCAACGAGCATCACCAGACTGCGACCAATCTCAATCCTTCTGGACCGATTATCATGGGCATCCTTGCGCGTGAGACTAAGAAGGCGCGGTTGCTGATTCTTGGCAATCCGATTGCAAACCGACGTGAACCAGTACGCGTTGCTGAAGAGATGGCGATGGTCGACGTCTACGCACGTGGCCGCCTCGAGGTCGGGTTCGTGCGTGGCGTTCCGTACGAAATGTCAGCTGGCAATCACCGCCCAGTGCACATGATGGACCGCTTCTGGGAAGCGCACGATCTCATTCTCAAAGCATGGACCAGCCATGATGGGCCGTTTAACTGGGAAGGCAAGTATTTTCATCATCGACAAGTGAACATCTGGCCACGCCCCTATCAACAGCCACATCCACCTGTGTGGATCACGTCGGTAACACCTTCAAGCGCTCGACAAGTGGCAGAGAAAGGCTATGTGGTTGCGAGTTTCTTGACTGGCTTTGATGGCACCAAAGCAGTGATCGATACCTATCGCGGACGTCGTGCCGAGCTTGGGTTGTCAGCACCAGCATTGGACCGCTTTGCCTATGCTGCGTTGGTGTACACCGGCGAGACCGATGAAGAGGGCTACGCCGGAGCGCGCAAGTTGATGTGGTATGTCGAATCGAACAAAGTCCCGCCACAGTTTACGAACCCGCCTGGGTATCATCCGACCGCCGGGGTTGTGAACATGATGAAAGCCGCATCGACTGGTGGCGGTGCAGGAATATTTAAATTGTTCCAGAATCCGTCACTCGAATCATTTATGGAGCATGGGTTGGTGTTCGCGGGGAGCCCCGATTCAGTCTATAAACAGATTGTGAAGATGTACAAACATGTTGGTGGCTTTGGTCACTTGCTGTTAATGGGGCAAGCCGGGTTTCTTGAGCACGATGAAACGGTCAAAGGGATGAAGATGTTTGCGAAAGAAGTATACCCGCGGCTGAAGGAACTGTAG